In Agromyces archimandritae, one genomic interval encodes:
- a CDS encoding CDP-glycerol glycerophosphotransferase family protein has protein sequence MRRPTTDDLERANELAAQLRLRATGLALPETVIHAASLAAVLVAVFSPVAGTLTVVAVAAVMLLVGAGARRFQRPRLDNGLRVARILLSAALAVAAPAAAAPAALLALVALGELPLARAEIVARPAMANVAGVRHRRSLPGGGVLAITTACIGVAGALLLLDARAGWIWIPAGVAALVTALKAFGDLVRIRDRHRQDARVGGILAELAPRFAVYWDGEPGTAYQLAMWTPNLDALRRPYVVIVRDPDMLDEAAAATRSPVFVRIRHSDLDEMVVPGMTSAFYVNNALSNANFVRFPGIWHLQLNHGDSGKAPSFNPSMRMYDRDFVAGPAAIERFAEHGIDTRPGFFEIVGRPQTAAVSTTPRRPDGAVERVLYAPTWAGFNADTAHSSLIAGPDIVRELIRREQTVWFRPHPNTRLNDELERSAGEVRRILREDRDANGRQHVFDDPPAHTLFEMFDASDALITDVSSVLSDYLATGKPYAISSMLQPAELFSELSPVAQGGYVFTPDARSITAAVDALLGPDPARAAREGLRAEVLGTAVAPDPAAAFAEAALRYVDAAKGAAGTR, from the coding sequence GTGCGGCGACCGACGACAGACGATCTGGAACGCGCGAACGAACTCGCCGCGCAGTTGCGCCTCCGCGCGACGGGCCTCGCCCTTCCCGAGACCGTCATCCACGCCGCCTCGCTCGCCGCGGTCCTCGTCGCCGTCTTCTCCCCCGTCGCCGGAACCCTGACGGTCGTCGCCGTCGCTGCGGTCATGCTCCTCGTCGGCGCCGGTGCCCGCCGCTTCCAGCGGCCGCGCCTCGACAACGGTCTCCGGGTCGCTCGCATTCTGCTCTCGGCCGCGCTCGCCGTCGCGGCTCCGGCAGCCGCGGCCCCGGCAGCGCTGCTCGCGCTCGTCGCGCTCGGCGAGTTGCCCCTCGCCCGTGCCGAGATCGTCGCGCGCCCCGCGATGGCGAACGTCGCCGGGGTGCGGCACCGCCGCTCCCTGCCCGGCGGCGGCGTGCTGGCGATCACGACCGCCTGCATCGGCGTAGCCGGCGCCCTGCTGCTGCTCGACGCGCGCGCCGGATGGATCTGGATCCCGGCGGGCGTCGCGGCACTCGTCACCGCCCTCAAGGCCTTCGGCGACCTCGTGCGGATCCGGGATCGGCACCGGCAGGACGCCCGGGTCGGCGGCATCCTCGCCGAGCTGGCCCCTCGGTTCGCGGTCTATTGGGACGGCGAGCCCGGCACCGCCTACCAGCTCGCGATGTGGACCCCGAACCTCGACGCGCTCCGCCGCCCCTACGTCGTGATCGTCCGGGATCCCGACATGCTCGACGAGGCCGCAGCCGCCACTCGAAGCCCCGTTTTCGTTCGCATCCGCCACTCCGATCTCGACGAGATGGTCGTGCCCGGCATGACGAGCGCGTTCTACGTGAACAACGCGCTCAGCAACGCGAACTTCGTGCGCTTCCCGGGCATCTGGCATCTCCAGCTGAACCACGGCGACAGCGGCAAGGCCCCCAGCTTCAACCCGTCGATGCGCATGTACGATCGCGACTTCGTCGCCGGACCCGCGGCGATCGAGCGGTTCGCCGAGCACGGCATCGACACCCGGCCCGGTTTCTTCGAGATCGTCGGCCGCCCCCAGACGGCCGCTGTGTCGACGACGCCGCGGAGACCGGACGGGGCCGTCGAGCGCGTGCTGTACGCCCCGACCTGGGCGGGCTTCAACGCGGACACGGCGCACAGTTCGCTCATCGCCGGCCCCGACATCGTGCGCGAGCTCATCCGTCGCGAGCAGACCGTGTGGTTCCGGCCGCACCCGAACACGCGGCTGAACGACGAGCTCGAACGTTCGGCCGGCGAGGTGCGGCGCATCCTCCGCGAGGATCGCGACGCGAACGGGCGCCAGCATGTCTTCGACGACCCGCCCGCGCACACCCTGTTCGAGATGTTCGACGCGAGCGACGCCCTGATCACGGACGTGTCGAGCGTGCTCTCGGACTACCTCGCGACGGGCAAACCGTACGCGATCTCCTCGATGCTGCAGCCGGCCGAGCTCTTCTCCGAGCTCTCTCCGGTCGCGCAGGGCGGGTACGTGTTCACCCCCGACGCGCGTTCGATCACCGCCGCGGTGGATGCGCTCCTCGGGCCGGACCCGGCGCGGGCGGCCCGCGAGGGTCTGCGCGCCGAGGTCCTCGGCACCGCGGTCGCACCGGACCCGGCGGCGGCCTTCGCCGAGGCCGCGCTCCGCTACGTCGACGCTGCGAAGGGCGCGGCGGGGACGAGGTGA
- a CDS encoding acyltransferase, whose product MPELNVLRAYDDERGNRIEYDGPEIENVKIVFTGGNNLLRVAREARLGRFVAQFNCSDGIVELGRNHGVPKFAATIRIGQDSRVLIGDNVSTTATCGISATEGTTVSIGRDTMIATGVQLRADDGHPIFDVRSGKRANRSKDITIGEHVWLAYNSTVLGGVTIGSGSVIGFGSIVTKNVANNAIAAGNPAKTVRRDIAWERPHLSLVAPFYKPDASTVDRSPYWGLTEEASQPVVTAPKRSLALRVRSRIARAVNARS is encoded by the coding sequence ATGCCCGAACTCAACGTGCTGCGCGCGTACGACGACGAGCGCGGAAACCGCATCGAATACGACGGACCCGAGATCGAGAACGTGAAGATCGTCTTCACCGGCGGGAACAATCTGCTGCGCGTCGCACGCGAGGCACGGCTCGGCCGCTTCGTCGCCCAATTCAACTGCAGCGACGGCATCGTCGAACTCGGTCGCAACCACGGCGTGCCGAAGTTCGCCGCGACGATCCGGATCGGTCAGGATTCCCGGGTCCTCATCGGCGACAACGTCTCGACGACGGCCACCTGCGGCATCTCGGCCACCGAGGGCACGACGGTCAGCATCGGCCGCGACACCATGATCGCCACCGGCGTGCAGTTGCGCGCCGACGACGGGCACCCGATCTTCGATGTGCGCTCGGGCAAGCGGGCGAACCGCTCGAAGGACATCACGATCGGCGAGCACGTCTGGCTCGCCTACAACTCGACCGTGCTCGGCGGGGTGACGATCGGATCGGGCAGCGTCATCGGGTTCGGCAGCATCGTCACGAAGAACGTGGCGAACAATGCGATCGCCGCCGGCAATCCGGCCAAGACCGTCCGTCGCGACATCGCCTGGGAGCGCCCGCACCTCTCCCTCGTCGCACCCTTCTACAAGCCCGACGCGAGCACCGTCGACCGCAGCCCGTACTGGGGACTCACCGAGGAAGCGTCGCAACCCGTCGTCACGGCGCCGAAGCGTTCGCTCGCGCTCCGCGTTCGCTCGCGCATCGCCCGCGCGGTCAACGCCCGTTCCTGA
- a CDS encoding bifunctional glycosyltransferase/CDP-glycerol:glycerophosphate glycerophosphotransferase — MSTRFSLVSAVYNVARYLPEFFASLEQQSYGFEGIEVVLVDDGSTDDSLALAEAFAARHANVRVLSQENAGQGAARNAGIAVATGEWVTFVDPDDVLDEVYFAEVAALMDAPAAQEAEVFGAHTIMWDEANDRRTDTHPNAFRFSNGNAVVDLERHPNFVHGQAPLTFFRTEIIRREGLAFDDRLRTRFEDGKFVAEYLLALDRPVLGLVAEARYYYRRRADGSSSVQNARGDDRTYRTVAVHGYLPLVERAQARFDAVPKWLQTLIVYDVLWLMHVDARDHVATQTVDPAVLARFVDDLRSVVESFTTEQVVRFDLMKFPFWLRFALAFGVADHDATGPVTADIVDPDRGLLRLRYLYSGRRPEEHLRHAGHDIVAHHTKTVVRTIFGQDVVKERILWVTADAGVQLDLDGKPQPITDDGLSGPEYRVTGRILDEIHEKRVEATPPKFRVRERSMYRVLRSAAGRTLRWMRNAMRKSTLADLAVAIELRFPWHRARYYDAWALMDREWDANDSAEELYRWLRANRPELKLWFVLSKDSPDWARLKADGFKLVAYGSRSWRILVLMAAELISSHVDAPIINPFRKRYGRERWRFTFLQHGVIKGDLSEWLNQKDIQTFVTSTQDEYDYIAGEGPFKFSTREVRLTGLPRFDALLRKADAYPEKPRYILIAPTWRKSLSQTLAVRTQRYEKSSGFMESEFAQTWQRIVKSPELRAVADERDLRIVFMPHPNLQMYLDEFEVPDDVLIVRYGVDDVQEIVAGSAVMLTDYSSIAFNMAYLQRPVVYFQFDRDRYWLEHTERQGYFDYETHGFGPVETDPDEAVRRLGEVIDGEHPEYLERARRTFPVRDGRNSERVYRAIVNAGRRVPPAKAGKAAAPDHW, encoded by the coding sequence ATGTCCACGAGATTCAGTCTCGTTTCGGCGGTTTATAACGTCGCGCGCTATCTTCCGGAATTCTTCGCCTCACTCGAGCAGCAGAGCTACGGCTTCGAGGGCATCGAGGTCGTCCTCGTCGACGACGGGTCGACCGACGACTCGCTCGCCCTCGCCGAGGCGTTCGCCGCCCGTCATGCGAACGTCCGCGTGCTCTCGCAGGAGAACGCCGGTCAGGGTGCGGCTCGGAACGCCGGGATCGCGGTCGCCACCGGAGAGTGGGTCACGTTCGTCGATCCCGATGACGTGCTCGACGAGGTGTACTTCGCCGAGGTCGCCGCGCTCATGGACGCTCCTGCGGCCCAGGAGGCCGAGGTCTTCGGCGCGCACACCATCATGTGGGACGAAGCGAACGATCGCCGCACCGACACCCATCCGAACGCCTTCCGCTTCAGCAACGGCAACGCGGTCGTCGACCTCGAGCGGCATCCGAATTTCGTGCACGGACAGGCTCCGCTCACCTTCTTCCGCACCGAGATCATCCGCCGCGAGGGCCTCGCCTTCGACGACCGGCTGCGGACGCGGTTCGAGGACGGGAAGTTCGTCGCCGAATACCTGCTCGCGCTCGATCGCCCCGTGCTCGGTCTCGTCGCCGAGGCTCGTTACTACTATCGGCGCCGAGCCGACGGCAGTTCGAGCGTGCAGAACGCCCGCGGCGACGACCGGACCTACCGCACGGTCGCCGTGCACGGGTACCTTCCGCTCGTCGAGCGTGCGCAGGCTCGCTTCGATGCGGTGCCGAAGTGGCTGCAGACCCTGATCGTCTACGACGTGCTCTGGCTCATGCACGTCGACGCCCGCGACCACGTCGCCACTCAGACCGTGGATCCCGCCGTCCTCGCCCGCTTCGTCGACGACCTCCGTTCGGTCGTCGAGTCGTTCACGACCGAACAGGTCGTGCGCTTCGATCTCATGAAGTTCCCCTTCTGGTTGCGGTTCGCGCTCGCGTTCGGCGTCGCCGATCACGATGCGACGGGCCCGGTGACGGCGGACATCGTCGATCCCGACCGGGGCCTCCTGCGACTCCGCTACCTCTACAGCGGCCGCCGGCCCGAGGAGCACCTGCGGCACGCCGGCCACGACATCGTGGCCCACCACACCAAGACCGTCGTGCGGACGATCTTCGGGCAGGATGTCGTCAAGGAGCGCATCCTCTGGGTCACGGCGGATGCCGGCGTCCAGCTCGACCTCGACGGCAAACCGCAGCCGATCACCGACGACGGACTCTCCGGCCCCGAGTACCGCGTGACGGGCCGCATCCTGGACGAGATCCACGAGAAGCGTGTCGAGGCGACCCCGCCGAAGTTCCGCGTGCGCGAACGCTCCATGTACCGGGTGCTGCGTTCGGCGGCCGGTCGAACGCTGCGCTGGATGCGCAACGCCATGCGCAAGTCGACGCTCGCCGACCTCGCCGTCGCGATCGAGCTGCGCTTCCCGTGGCACCGCGCCCGGTACTACGACGCCTGGGCGCTCATGGACCGGGAATGGGACGCGAACGACAGCGCCGAGGAGCTCTACCGGTGGCTGCGCGCGAACCGACCCGAGCTGAAGCTCTGGTTCGTGCTCAGCAAGGACTCCCCCGACTGGGCGCGCCTGAAGGCCGACGGCTTCAAGCTCGTCGCCTACGGCAGCCGCAGCTGGCGCATCCTCGTGCTGATGGCCGCAGAGCTCATCTCGAGCCACGTCGACGCGCCGATCATCAACCCGTTCCGCAAGCGTTACGGGCGCGAGCGCTGGCGCTTCACCTTCCTGCAGCACGGCGTCATCAAGGGCGACCTGTCCGAGTGGCTGAACCAGAAGGACATCCAGACCTTCGTCACCTCGACGCAGGACGAGTACGACTACATCGCCGGCGAAGGGCCGTTTAAGTTCTCGACCCGCGAGGTGCGCCTGACCGGGCTGCCCCGCTTCGACGCCCTGCTTCGCAAGGCCGACGCCTACCCGGAGAAGCCGCGCTACATCCTCATCGCCCCGACCTGGCGGAAGTCCCTCTCGCAGACCCTCGCGGTGCGCACGCAGCGATACGAGAAGTCGAGCGGGTTCATGGAGAGCGAGTTCGCGCAGACCTGGCAGCGGATCGTGAAATCGCCCGAGCTGCGCGCCGTCGCAGACGAACGGGACCTGCGGATCGTGTTCATGCCGCACCCGAACCTGCAGATGTACCTCGACGAGTTCGAGGTGCCCGACGACGTCCTCATCGTGCGCTACGGCGTCGATGACGTGCAGGAGATCGTCGCGGGCTCGGCCGTCATGCTCACCGACTATTCGTCGATCGCGTTCAATATGGCCTACCTGCAGCGCCCCGTCGTCTATTTCCAGTTCGACCGGGACCGCTATTGGCTCGAGCACACGGAGCGCCAGGGCTACTTCGACTACGAGACGCACGGCTTCGGCCCGGTCGAGACCGATCCGGATGAAGCGGTGCGTCGCCTCGGCGAGGTCATCGACGGCGAACACCCCGAGTACCTCGAGCGGGCCCGGCGCACCTTCCCGGTGCGCGACGGCCGCAACTCCGAGCGCGTCTACCGCGCCATCGTGAACGCCGGGCGCCGCGTCCCGCCGGCGAAAGCCGGCAAGGCGGCCGCGCCCGACCACTGGTGA
- a CDS encoding glycosyltransferase family 2 protein gives MSAATRVLRRVRRVLGAAVRRAFAPGGPRHPLVSVIVPVYNVEAYLGSTIDSVTGQTLRDLEIILVDDGSTDGSRRVAARKAFADARIRRFRQENAGPGPARELGIAHARGEYLAFLDSDDVLPPRALELLVGAAREADADVAVGAFRRFSSTAVWVADWVGELHRVPRTGRLEQFPELLRNNYPPGKVYRRAFWQGLGLHFRRGAIYEDQPLIALVMQAANRIAVVPDIVYDYRARDDRSSISQRPEDLRDLRDRVLAWELTRDALAEADAPPSVVRAWYRTLFSTHFHWYLDNDAIASDEYWGILREAARSLLGSAPAGALDAVVAERKSLLALLADDRRERVQELRAAGMPRHPEVFFTGADAGGLRYRFDDGLPVEAQTTLPEAVRVGHALEGGGIEAGERVRVTIAGRAWFRGTPADAAGAPVIELHRSDGARIAPVDVHANRHAGGFEVVFELDPATEASHEIVARVSLGGFERDETLGRAELDWLNAGELAVPLPHGGRAAIAADPNPHIPVRIGIHPRG, from the coding sequence ATGAGCGCCGCCACCCGAGTTCTCCGCCGCGTGCGCCGCGTTCTCGGCGCTGCCGTCCGCCGCGCGTTCGCACCGGGCGGGCCGCGGCATCCGCTCGTCAGCGTCATCGTGCCCGTCTACAACGTCGAGGCGTACCTCGGGTCGACGATCGATTCGGTGACGGGTCAGACGCTCCGCGATCTCGAGATCATCCTCGTCGACGACGGCTCGACCGACGGCTCGCGCCGAGTCGCCGCACGGAAGGCGTTCGCCGATGCGCGCATCCGCCGGTTCCGGCAGGAGAACGCCGGCCCCGGGCCGGCCCGCGAACTCGGCATCGCGCACGCGCGGGGTGAATACCTCGCGTTCCTCGACTCCGACGACGTGCTGCCGCCCCGAGCCCTCGAGCTGCTCGTCGGTGCGGCCCGGGAGGCCGACGCCGACGTCGCCGTCGGTGCCTTCCGCCGTTTCAGCAGCACGGCCGTCTGGGTCGCCGACTGGGTCGGCGAGCTGCACCGGGTGCCGCGCACCGGCCGCCTCGAGCAGTTCCCCGAACTCCTCCGCAACAACTACCCGCCCGGCAAGGTGTACCGTCGCGCGTTCTGGCAGGGCCTCGGCCTGCACTTCCGCCGCGGTGCCATCTACGAGGATCAGCCCCTCATCGCGCTCGTCATGCAGGCCGCGAACCGCATCGCGGTCGTCCCCGACATCGTCTACGACTACCGCGCGCGCGACGACCGCTCCTCCATCAGTCAGCGCCCCGAAGACCTCCGCGACCTCCGCGACCGGGTCCTCGCCTGGGAGCTCACGCGTGACGCCCTCGCGGAGGCCGACGCGCCGCCGTCCGTCGTCCGCGCCTGGTACCGGACGCTCTTCTCGACCCATTTCCACTGGTACCTCGACAACGACGCGATCGCATCGGACGAATACTGGGGGATCCTCCGCGAGGCCGCCCGTTCGTTGCTCGGGTCGGCGCCTGCGGGCGCCCTCGACGCCGTCGTCGCCGAACGGAAGAGCCTCCTCGCCCTCCTCGCCGACGACCGTCGCGAGCGGGTGCAGGAGCTGCGGGCGGCGGGCATGCCCCGGCATCCCGAGGTCTTCTTCACGGGTGCGGATGCCGGGGGCCTCCGTTACCGATTCGACGACGGGTTGCCGGTCGAAGCACAGACGACCCTGCCGGAGGCGGTGCGCGTCGGCCACGCGCTGGAGGGCGGCGGGATCGAGGCGGGCGAGCGGGTGCGCGTCACGATCGCCGGTCGCGCCTGGTTCCGCGGTACGCCGGCGGATGCCGCCGGCGCCCCGGTCATCGAGCTGCACCGCTCCGACGGCGCCCGCATCGCGCCGGTCGACGTGCATGCGAACCGCCACGCAGGGGGCTTCGAGGTCGTGTTCGAGCTCGACCCGGCGACCGAAGCGAGCCACGAGATCGTCGCGCGCGTGAGCCTCGGCGGCTTCGAACGAGATGAGACCCTCGGGCGGGCCGAGCTCGACTGGCTGAACGCCGGCGAACTCGCGGTGCCGTTGCCCCACGGCGGACGGGCGGCCATCGCCGCCGACCCGAACCCGCATATCCCGGTGCGGATCGGCATCCATCCGCGAGGCTGA
- a CDS encoding acyltransferase family protein, whose product MTALSAPAVQKPVVPAARPARVDIQALRALAVALVVVYHFWPARLGGGFVGVDVFFVISGFLITSHLLSKPPTTGRGLTEFWGRRIRRLLPAAGTVLLITLLGTAIFAPTTLWQSTGLQSVFAGLYIENWFLAGQSVDYLAADAPPTPVQHYWSLSIEEQFYLVWPVLFFLVWMLVRARPRRAIGIVLSLVVGASLLASVVGVVVDPAASYFVTWTRAWELGAGGLLAFAAPWLAERMRARPGAAALLAWAGFLVILASAVLITPAMPFPGWIALAPVAGTLMVIAASDPAGRRSPAPIARLRGVQTLGDISYSVYLWHWPAVVLVPYALGREMNWFDKAIAIAVVVLLSLATKRWIEDRFRGRKPLGTPLRRSYIAMVAIMAVVAASGLSLAGVAAAEERRTAAQIQQGLDAELDCFGAAAMRDAGCEPAGDELYTSPVFAAGDKPAAYEDDCWVLGDLSGWKTCHYGSDDPEATRVALVGNSHAGHWLPALQQLADEENWSITTYLISVCYTVEVPIGMPTAEQRENCGEWNARAIDEIAAGGYDLIVTSNRTSMPLAGMSYEETQSAARTPYRDVLAQWAASDTPVLVMRDTPVPQVTTVPDCVAAADDALDACESTMASIPVDPMADAVEELGSPDVEVLDLTHRFCADGVCRSIIGGVIAYFDQNHMTETFAATLAPDILPAAQELIALGRDE is encoded by the coding sequence ATGACCGCATTGTCCGCGCCCGCCGTGCAGAAGCCCGTGGTTCCTGCGGCGCGCCCCGCGCGCGTCGACATCCAAGCGCTCCGGGCACTTGCCGTCGCCCTGGTCGTCGTCTACCACTTCTGGCCGGCTCGGCTCGGCGGCGGCTTCGTGGGGGTCGACGTCTTCTTCGTCATCTCCGGCTTCCTCATCACCTCGCACCTGCTCTCCAAGCCGCCGACGACCGGCCGGGGGCTGACCGAGTTCTGGGGCCGGCGCATCCGGCGCCTGCTGCCGGCCGCGGGCACGGTTCTCCTCATCACCCTGCTCGGCACCGCCATCTTCGCGCCCACGACGCTCTGGCAGAGCACCGGGCTGCAGTCCGTCTTCGCGGGGCTGTACATCGAGAACTGGTTCCTCGCCGGGCAGTCCGTCGACTATCTCGCCGCGGATGCACCGCCGACGCCCGTCCAGCACTACTGGTCGCTCTCCATCGAGGAGCAGTTCTACCTCGTCTGGCCCGTGCTGTTCTTCCTCGTGTGGATGCTCGTGCGCGCCCGCCCGCGACGGGCGATCGGCATCGTCCTGTCGCTCGTCGTCGGAGCCTCGCTGCTCGCTTCGGTCGTCGGCGTCGTCGTCGACCCCGCGGCGTCGTATTTCGTCACATGGACGCGGGCCTGGGAACTCGGTGCCGGGGGTCTGCTCGCCTTCGCCGCCCCGTGGCTGGCCGAGCGCATGCGGGCACGGCCAGGGGCGGCCGCGCTCCTCGCCTGGGCGGGCTTCCTCGTCATCCTGGCCTCTGCCGTCCTCATCACGCCGGCCATGCCGTTCCCGGGGTGGATCGCGCTCGCCCCGGTGGCCGGCACCCTCATGGTCATCGCGGCCTCCGACCCCGCCGGCCGGCGTTCGCCCGCGCCGATCGCCCGCCTGCGCGGCGTCCAGACCCTCGGCGACATCTCGTACAGCGTGTACCTGTGGCATTGGCCGGCCGTGGTGCTCGTGCCGTACGCACTCGGTCGCGAGATGAACTGGTTCGACAAAGCCATCGCCATCGCGGTCGTCGTGCTGCTCTCGCTCGCCACGAAGCGCTGGATCGAGGACCGGTTCCGGGGCCGGAAGCCCCTCGGTACCCCGCTGCGGCGTTCCTATATCGCCATGGTCGCGATCATGGCGGTGGTCGCCGCATCCGGGCTCTCGCTCGCCGGAGTCGCCGCGGCCGAGGAACGACGGACCGCGGCGCAGATCCAGCAGGGGCTCGACGCCGAACTCGACTGCTTCGGTGCCGCCGCCATGCGCGACGCCGGATGCGAACCGGCCGGCGACGAGCTGTACACGAGCCCCGTCTTCGCCGCCGGCGACAAGCCCGCCGCCTACGAGGACGATTGCTGGGTGCTCGGCGACCTGAGCGGCTGGAAGACCTGCCACTACGGCAGCGACGACCCCGAAGCGACCAGGGTCGCCCTCGTCGGCAACTCGCATGCCGGTCACTGGCTCCCGGCGCTGCAGCAACTCGCCGATGAGGAGAACTGGTCGATCACGACATACCTCATCAGCGTGTGCTACACGGTGGAGGTGCCGATCGGGATGCCGACGGCGGAGCAACGCGAGAACTGCGGCGAGTGGAACGCCCGGGCGATCGACGAGATCGCGGCCGGGGGCTACGACCTCATCGTCACCTCCAACCGCACTTCGATGCCCTTGGCCGGGATGAGCTACGAAGAGACGCAATCCGCGGCTCGCACGCCCTACCGGGACGTGCTCGCGCAGTGGGCCGCGAGCGACACCCCGGTGCTCGTGATGCGCGACACGCCCGTGCCGCAGGTGACGACCGTGCCCGATTGCGTCGCCGCGGCCGACGATGCGCTCGACGCCTGCGAGAGCACCATGGCTTCCATCCCCGTCGATCCCATGGCGGATGCCGTCGAGGAACTCGGCTCGCCGGACGTGGAGGTCCTCGATCTCACGCACCGCTTCTGTGCGGACGGAGTCTGCAGATCGATCATCGGCGGCGTCATCGCGTACTTCGATCAGAATCACATGACCGAGACCTTCGCGGCCACCCTCGCCCCCGACATCCTGCCGGCCGCGCAAGAGCTCATCGCCCTCGGTCGCGACGAGTAG